A genomic window from Streptomyces sp. WMMC940 includes:
- a CDS encoding WD40 repeat domain-containing protein: protein MRSLRTTMAAAVAAAVAVLGAAVPSVADDSGGFIIKDPRITESSGLAASRAHPGVYWTHNDQDEPRVFAVDSRTGETVATVTLEGVGRPRDMEAISVGPDGDVYVGDIGDNANGSWDHVWIYRFPEPRTLRDVTVHATQYTVRYADGPRNAEAMMVHPKTGRVYIASKNEDGGGLYEGPSRLVTGGTNVFRRIGEVPWVTDGAFSPDGRELVLRSYFSARGYAWRDGRLGADRHVSAPLQGQAESVTFTPDGKQLMFGTEGERSEVLPRDAGRDDGKGSDAASPSRSGGADSSARGAGGDEGKGLAVPAGAVVAAVLAFLVLRSRRRRG, encoded by the coding sequence ATGCGTTCGTTGCGTACGACTATGGCGGCTGCGGTCGCCGCCGCCGTGGCGGTCCTGGGGGCCGCCGTGCCCTCCGTGGCCGACGACTCCGGCGGTTTCATCATCAAGGACCCGCGGATCACGGAGTCGAGCGGGCTCGCGGCCAGCCGTGCCCACCCCGGTGTGTACTGGACGCACAACGACCAGGACGAGCCCCGGGTCTTCGCGGTCGACTCCCGGACGGGCGAGACCGTGGCGACCGTCACCCTCGAGGGCGTCGGCAGGCCGCGCGACATGGAGGCGATCTCGGTCGGCCCCGACGGCGACGTCTACGTCGGGGACATCGGTGACAACGCGAACGGCAGCTGGGACCACGTCTGGATCTACCGCTTCCCCGAGCCGCGGACGCTGCGGGACGTGACCGTCCACGCCACCCAGTACACGGTCCGGTACGCGGACGGCCCGCGGAACGCCGAGGCGATGATGGTGCACCCGAAGACCGGCCGCGTCTACATCGCCAGCAAGAACGAGGACGGCGGCGGGCTCTACGAGGGACCGTCCCGGCTGGTGACCGGTGGGACGAACGTCTTCCGGCGGATCGGCGAGGTGCCCTGGGTGACGGACGGCGCGTTCTCGCCCGACGGCCGGGAACTGGTGCTGCGTTCGTACTTCAGCGCCCGCGGCTACGCCTGGCGCGACGGACGGCTGGGCGCCGACCGCCATGTCAGCGCGCCGCTGCAGGGCCAGGCCGAGTCGGTGACCTTCACCCCGGACGGCAAGCAGCTGATGTTCGGGACGGAGGGCGAGCGGAGCGAGGTCCTGCCCCGGGACGCGGGTCGCGACGACGGCAAGGGCTCGGACGCGGCTTCGCCCTCCCGCTCCGGAGGCGCGGACTCGTCCGCGCGGGGCGCGGGCGGTGACGAGGGCAAGGGGCTCGCCGTGCCGGCGGGCGCGGTCGTGGCCGCGGTGCTGGCGTTCCTCGTGCTCAGGTCCCGGCGGCGGCGCGGCTGA
- a CDS encoding DUF4360 domain-containing protein, which yields MPRALRTSAALTAVIASTLVAGNAGSANASIVAPPDKIVIEIATVNGSGCKPGTAAVAVSPDNTAFTVTYSDYLAQVGGGASPVDFRKNCQLNLIVHVPHGFTYAVASADYRGYASLQRGATAVQQASYYFQGSPDTAARSHPYSGPYDDNWQATDETEWGQLVWAPCGVKRNFNINTELRVKAGTSSPSKTSFMTMDSTDGEINTIYRLAWKECPA from the coding sequence ATGCCCCGCGCCTTACGCACCAGCGCCGCCCTCACCGCGGTCATCGCCTCCACGCTCGTCGCCGGCAACGCCGGCAGCGCGAACGCGTCCATCGTCGCGCCACCCGACAAGATCGTCATCGAGATCGCCACGGTGAACGGCTCGGGCTGCAAGCCCGGGACCGCGGCGGTGGCGGTCTCCCCGGACAACACCGCCTTCACCGTCACCTACAGCGACTACCTCGCCCAGGTCGGCGGGGGCGCCTCGCCCGTCGACTTCCGCAAGAACTGTCAGCTCAACCTGATCGTGCACGTCCCGCACGGCTTCACCTACGCCGTCGCCAGTGCGGACTACCGCGGTTACGCCAGCCTGCAGCGCGGCGCGACGGCCGTCCAGCAGGCGTCCTACTACTTCCAGGGCTCGCCCGACACGGCCGCGAGGAGCCACCCGTACAGCGGGCCGTACGACGACAACTGGCAGGCCACCGACGAGACCGAGTGGGGACAGCTGGTCTGGGCCCCCTGCGGAGTGAAGCGGAACTTCAACATCAACACCGAACTCCGGGTGAAGGCGGGGACGTCCAGCCCGTCGAAGACCAGCTTCATGACGATGGACTCCACCGACGGCGAGATCAACACCATCTACCGGCTCGCCTGGAAGGAGTGCCCGGCGTAA
- the serC gene encoding phosphoserine transaminase, translated as MADIQIPADIKPGDGRFGAGPSKVRTEALDALAATGTSLLGTSHRQAPVKNLVGSVREGIRELFSLPEGYEVILGNGGSTAFWDVATHGLIENKSQHLSFGEFSSKFAKAAKLAPWLAEPTVVSSDPGTHPEPRAEAGVDVYAFTHNETSTGVAAPIKRVEGADEGALVLVDATSGAGGLPVDITETDVYYFAPQKSFGSDGGLWIGVFSPAALERAARVHGSGRHVPEFFSLPTAIDNSLKNQTYNTPALATLFLLDEQLKWFNGQGGLDWAVRRTATSARNLYGWAEESKYATPFVADPAQRSQVIGTIDFSDDIDAAAVAKVLRANGIVDTEPYRKLGRNQLRIAMFPAIDPADVQALTACVDHVIEKL; from the coding sequence GTGGCCGATATCCAGATTCCCGCTGACATCAAGCCCGGCGACGGTCGTTTCGGCGCCGGACCCTCCAAGGTGCGTACGGAGGCGCTTGACGCCCTGGCCGCCACCGGTACGTCCCTGCTCGGCACCTCCCACCGCCAGGCCCCGGTCAAGAACCTGGTCGGCTCGGTGCGCGAGGGCATCCGCGAGCTGTTCTCCCTGCCCGAGGGCTACGAGGTGATCCTCGGCAACGGCGGCTCCACCGCGTTCTGGGACGTCGCGACCCACGGGCTCATCGAGAACAAGTCCCAGCACCTGTCCTTCGGCGAGTTCTCGTCGAAGTTCGCCAAGGCGGCGAAGCTGGCACCGTGGCTGGCCGAGCCGACCGTGGTCTCCTCCGACCCCGGCACACATCCGGAGCCGCGGGCGGAGGCGGGCGTCGACGTGTACGCCTTCACCCACAACGAGACCTCCACCGGCGTGGCCGCCCCGATCAAGCGCGTCGAGGGCGCGGACGAGGGCGCGCTCGTCCTCGTGGACGCCACGTCGGGCGCCGGCGGCCTGCCGGTCGACATCACCGAGACCGACGTCTACTACTTCGCGCCGCAGAAGTCGTTCGGGTCGGACGGCGGGCTGTGGATCGGGGTGTTCTCGCCCGCAGCGCTGGAGCGCGCCGCCCGTGTCCACGGCTCGGGCCGGCACGTGCCGGAGTTCTTCAGCCTGCCGACGGCGATCGACAACTCGCTGAAGAACCAGACGTACAACACCCCGGCGCTGGCGACGCTCTTCCTGCTGGACGAGCAGCTGAAGTGGTTCAACGGCCAGGGCGGGCTGGACTGGGCGGTCCGGCGGACCGCGACGTCCGCGCGCAACCTGTACGGCTGGGCCGAGGAGTCGAAATACGCCACGCCGTTCGTCGCGGACCCTGCGCAGCGCTCGCAGGTCATCGGCACGATCGACTTCTCGGACGACATCGACGCCGCGGCGGTGGCGAAGGTGCTGCGGGCCAACGGGATCGTGGACACCGAGCCGTACCGCAAGCTGGGCCGCAACCAGCTGCGGATCGCGATGTTCCCGGCGATCGACCCGGCTGACGTGCAGGCGCTGACGGCCTGTGTGGACCATGTGATCGAGAAGCTGTGA
- a CDS encoding FAD-binding and (Fe-S)-binding domain-containing protein, with protein MADRTAADRRELERALRKELRGEVDFSPGARALTTMDASNYRRVPEGVVAPFDAADVAAALAVCRGHGVPVVPRGAGTSIAGQATGTGVVLNFTRHMRSVVSVDPAARTAVVQPGAVLDRLRDEAGRHGLTFGPDPSTHSRCTLGGMIGNNSCGSHSVAWGTTADNVRQLSVVTYGGEELRLGKGWGPPGADSAAAPVGTPGSRVADGLRELVAGRLALLRTGFPAGLPRRISGYALDALLPENGTDLARAFCGSEGTLAVLTEATVRLVESPPARALALLGYPDESAAAEAAAGLLPHRPLTVEGMADDLVPDAVGKGLPRGGAWLFVETGGATAAEARARAEEIVRRADALDGTVVTDPAGQRALWRVREDASGTATRIPDGGVPGYAGGASSRAEGSGGEAWPGWEDCAVPPARLGAYLRDFRALLAEHGLRGTPYGHFGDGCIHVRIDFDLLSAKGVRRFRAFSEDVAGLVVAHGGSLSGEHGDGQARAELLPRMYGDELVALFGRFKDVWDPAGGLNPGMLARPARLDENLRFAVLPKEPVDVAFGYPHDGGDFTAAVRRCVGVAKCRVDGPSTGPGVMCPSYRATGEERHSTRGRARLLHEMLAGEVVTGGWRSREVREALDLCLSCKGCRSDCPVGVDMATYKAEFLHHHYAGRLRPAAHYTMGWLPRWLRAAAPLAGPLNAASRVRPLASLAKRLGGIAPEREIPRLATRTFTSWWRRDGTPGSPLVLWPDTFTEHLSPSVGRAAVRVLESAGLGVSLPPGRVCCGLTYVSTGQPDRARAVMRRTLDVMEPVLDRGSPVVVLEPSCAATLRTDLPELLADDPRAHRLADSVRTFAAALEEHAPDWRPPRLDRPVDGQTHCHQHAVLGDTAERRLRERAGLTGELSGGCCGLAGNFGFERGHYEVSVACAEDRLLPSVRAATADTVLLADGYSCRTQLEQLAGRRGRHLAEVLAEALAEGPAGKCVEGPVGEGNAGGARKPVDGR; from the coding sequence ATGGCTGATCGCACGGCGGCTGATCGCAGGGAACTGGAACGGGCGCTGCGGAAGGAGCTCCGCGGCGAGGTGGACTTCTCGCCCGGGGCGCGGGCGCTGACGACGATGGACGCGTCCAACTACCGCCGGGTGCCGGAGGGCGTGGTCGCGCCGTTCGACGCCGCGGACGTCGCGGCGGCTCTCGCCGTCTGCCGCGGCCACGGCGTCCCGGTGGTGCCCCGGGGAGCGGGGACGTCGATCGCTGGGCAGGCGACGGGAACCGGTGTCGTGCTGAACTTCACCCGGCACATGCGCTCCGTGGTCTCCGTCGACCCCGCCGCCCGCACGGCGGTGGTCCAGCCCGGCGCGGTGCTGGACCGGTTGCGGGACGAGGCGGGCCGGCACGGGCTGACCTTCGGGCCCGATCCTTCCACGCACAGCCGCTGCACGCTCGGCGGGATGATCGGCAACAACTCGTGCGGCTCGCACTCGGTGGCGTGGGGGACGACCGCGGACAACGTCCGTCAGTTGTCCGTCGTGACGTACGGGGGCGAGGAGCTGAGGCTGGGCAAGGGCTGGGGGCCGCCCGGTGCCGACTCCGCGGCCGCTCCCGTCGGAACACCCGGCTCCCGCGTCGCGGACGGCCTGCGCGAACTGGTCGCGGGCCGTCTGGCGCTGCTGCGCACCGGTTTCCCTGCCGGGCTGCCGCGCCGGATCTCCGGATACGCGCTGGACGCCCTGCTGCCCGAGAACGGCACCGATCTCGCCCGCGCCTTCTGCGGCAGCGAGGGCACTCTCGCGGTGCTGACGGAGGCGACCGTACGGCTGGTGGAGTCGCCGCCCGCCCGGGCGCTCGCCCTGCTCGGGTACCCGGACGAGAGCGCCGCCGCGGAGGCGGCCGCCGGACTGCTGCCCCACCGGCCGCTCACGGTGGAGGGGATGGCGGACGATCTCGTACCCGACGCCGTGGGCAAGGGGCTGCCGAGGGGCGGCGCGTGGCTGTTCGTCGAGACGGGCGGGGCGACGGCCGCCGAGGCACGGGCCCGCGCGGAGGAGATCGTGCGCCGCGCGGACGCCCTCGACGGGACCGTCGTCACCGACCCCGCGGGGCAGCGCGCGCTGTGGCGGGTCCGGGAGGACGCCTCCGGAACCGCGACCCGGATTCCCGACGGTGGGGTCCCTGGCTACGCCGGGGGCGCCTCCTCCCGGGCCGAAGGCTCCGGGGGAGAGGCCTGGCCCGGCTGGGAGGACTGCGCGGTGCCCCCGGCCCGGCTGGGCGCGTATCTGCGGGACTTCCGGGCGCTGCTCGCCGAGCACGGGCTGCGCGGGACGCCGTACGGCCACTTCGGCGACGGCTGCATCCACGTCCGTATCGACTTCGACCTGCTGAGCGCGAAGGGGGTGCGGCGCTTCCGGGCGTTCTCCGAGGACGTGGCCGGACTGGTCGTGGCGCACGGCGGTTCGCTCTCGGGCGAGCACGGCGACGGACAGGCGCGCGCGGAGCTTCTGCCGCGGATGTACGGGGACGAACTGGTGGCGCTGTTCGGCCGGTTCAAGGACGTGTGGGACCCGGCGGGCGGGCTGAACCCGGGCATGCTGGCCCGGCCCGCGCGGCTGGACGAGAACCTGCGCTTCGCGGTCCTGCCGAAGGAGCCGGTGGACGTGGCCTTCGGGTACCCGCACGACGGCGGGGACTTCACGGCCGCGGTGCGGCGGTGCGTAGGAGTGGCCAAGTGCCGGGTGGACGGGCCCTCCACGGGCCCGGGGGTGATGTGCCCGTCGTACCGTGCGACCGGCGAGGAGCGGCACTCCACGCGCGGCCGCGCCCGGCTGCTCCACGAGATGCTCGCGGGCGAGGTGGTCACCGGCGGCTGGCGCTCGCGGGAGGTGCGCGAGGCGCTCGACCTCTGCCTGTCCTGCAAGGGCTGCCGCAGCGACTGCCCGGTGGGCGTCGACATGGCCACCTACAAGGCGGAGTTCCTGCACCACCACTACGCGGGGCGGCTGCGGCCCGCGGCGCACTACACGATGGGGTGGCTGCCGCGCTGGCTGCGGGCGGCCGCGCCGCTCGCCGGGCCGCTGAACGCGGCCTCGCGGGTACGGCCCCTCGCGTCGCTCGCGAAACGCCTCGGCGGCATCGCCCCGGAACGGGAGATCCCGCGGCTGGCGACCCGGACCTTCACCTCCTGGTGGCGGCGCGACGGAACCCCCGGCTCACCGCTCGTGCTGTGGCCCGACACCTTCACCGAACACCTCTCGCCGTCGGTCGGCCGGGCGGCCGTCCGGGTGCTGGAGTCGGCGGGCCTGGGCGTCTCCCTTCCTCCGGGCCGGGTCTGCTGCGGACTCACGTACGTCTCCACCGGCCAACCGGACCGCGCCCGCGCCGTCATGCGCCGCACCCTGGACGTGATGGAGCCCGTACTGGACCGGGGCTCACCGGTGGTGGTCCTCGAACCGAGCTGCGCGGCGACCCTGCGCACGGACCTCCCGGAACTCCTGGCCGACGATCCGCGGGCACACCGGCTGGCGGACTCCGTACGCACCTTCGCCGCCGCCCTGGAGGAGCACGCCCCCGACTGGCGCCCGCCCCGTCTGGACCGCCCGGTCGACGGTCAGACCCACTGCCACCAGCACGCGGTCCTCGGCGACACGGCCGAGCGCCGGCTGCGCGAACGAGCCGGTCTCACCGGCGAGCTGAGCGGCGGCTGCTGCGGGCTCGCGGGCAACTTCGGCTTCGAGCGCGGCCACTACGAGGTGTCGGTGGCCTGCGCGGAGGACCGGCTGCTGCCCTCGGTGCGCGCCGCGACCGCCGACACGGTCCTCCTCGCCGACGGCTACTCCTGCCGCACCCAACTGGAACAGCTGGCGGGCCGGCGGGGACGGCATCTGGCGGAAGTGCTGGCGGAGGCGCTGGCGGAGGGGCCGGCGGGGAAGTGTGTGGAGGGGCCCGTGGGGGAGGGGAACGCTGGTGGCGCCCGGAAGCCGGTCGACGGCAGGTGA
- a CDS encoding Uma2 family endonuclease: protein MVTVVETDRIEMAESDNERTLDEMFEALERMPVPEGYKVEIVEGTVFTSPQRDTHWDIIADIHDQLRGRCPRKRIKSDVRIDYPGHLNGFATDLTLLTGNAEKNAKGLWRHEDVVLVVEVVSRSTGADDHGPKKAAYANAGVPVYLIADPYVGRCHVYTQPKGGEYLVETTVAFGADVDLTGTAVGLTLGTGEFPRE, encoded by the coding sequence ATGGTGACCGTCGTGGAGACCGACAGGATCGAGATGGCTGAGAGCGACAACGAGCGCACCCTGGACGAGATGTTCGAGGCGCTCGAGCGGATGCCCGTCCCCGAGGGGTACAAGGTCGAGATCGTCGAGGGGACCGTCTTCACGTCGCCACAGCGGGACACGCACTGGGACATCATCGCGGACATCCACGACCAGTTGCGGGGGCGGTGCCCCAGGAAAAGGATCAAGTCGGACGTTCGCATCGACTACCCCGGCCACCTCAACGGATTCGCCACTGACCTGACCCTCCTCACCGGGAACGCCGAGAAGAACGCGAAAGGGCTGTGGCGCCATGAGGACGTGGTCCTCGTCGTCGAAGTCGTCTCCAGGAGCACCGGCGCCGACGACCACGGCCCGAAGAAGGCCGCCTACGCGAACGCCGGGGTGCCGGTCTACCTGATCGCCGATCCGTATGTCGGCCGTTGCCACGTGTACACCCAGCCCAAGGGCGGCGAGTATCTCGTCGAGACGACCGTCGCCTTCGGCGCGGACGTCGACCTCACCGGCACGGCCGTCGGTCTCACCCTCGGGACGGGGGAGTTCCCCCGCGAATGA
- a CDS encoding HAD family hydrolase, translating into MRHPRSRPRLIATDLDGTLLRRDGTVSERTLRALRVAVEGGAELVFVTARPPRYVDALAAATGLVGTAVCSNGAQVYDVRARTVVRSLALVPATARKVATALAEAAPGLGFAVETGLRVLYEPAYLLRFGGGLGAESPVASLGDLWLLDVPIVKLLAHSNRLDADALVALAEEAAGGEAQFTHSGGRGLLEISAQGVTKAATLSALCAERGIAAEEVVAFGDMPNDLAILRWAGGGYAMGNAHPVVLAAVPRRTTSNEEDGVARVLERLFDGD; encoded by the coding sequence ATGCGGCACCCTCGCTCCCGCCCCCGGCTGATCGCGACCGACCTGGACGGCACCCTCCTGCGCCGCGACGGCACCGTGTCGGAGCGCACGCTGCGCGCCCTGCGCGTGGCTGTCGAGGGCGGCGCGGAACTCGTCTTCGTCACCGCCCGGCCGCCGCGCTACGTGGACGCGCTGGCCGCGGCGACGGGGCTCGTCGGCACGGCGGTGTGCAGCAACGGCGCGCAGGTGTACGACGTGCGTGCGCGTACGGTCGTCCGCTCGCTGGCGCTCGTGCCGGCCACCGCCCGCAAGGTGGCGACGGCCCTGGCCGAAGCGGCGCCGGGACTGGGGTTCGCCGTGGAGACCGGCCTGAGGGTGCTGTACGAGCCGGCGTACCTGCTGCGTTTCGGCGGCGGACTCGGCGCGGAGTCGCCCGTGGCGTCCCTGGGCGACCTCTGGCTGCTGGACGTCCCCATCGTCAAACTGCTCGCCCACTCGAACCGCTTGGACGCGGACGCGCTCGTGGCGCTGGCGGAGGAAGCGGCGGGCGGGGAGGCGCAGTTCACCCACTCGGGCGGGCGCGGCCTGCTGGAGATCAGCGCACAGGGCGTCACCAAGGCCGCGACGCTGTCCGCTCTCTGCGCGGAACGGGGCATCGCCGCGGAGGAGGTGGTGGCGTTCGGCGACATGCCCAACGATCTGGCGATCCTCCGCTGGGCGGGCGGCGGTTACGCGATGGGCAACGCGCACCCGGTCGTGCTCGCCGCCGTTCCCCGGCGGACCACGTCCAACGAGGAGGACGGCGTGGCCCGGGTCCTGGAGCGTCTCTTCGACGGGGACTGA
- a CDS encoding LysR family transcriptional regulator, translating into MSIELRHLRCFLAIAEERSLTRAATALHLTQPAVSRTLAALERRLGVRLVDRSTHHVDLTAEGRAFREKAAAAVAAFDEALDPARLHRRPLRLGHAWSAFGSFTTPLLRRWQREHPETPLELLRIDDRTAGLARGEVDAAVLRGPVDTSGLVTALLFTEPRVAAVTSDGPLARRASLTLADLASVPVVLNTVSGLTTLDLWPAGTRPATTLTVGNTDDWLTAIAAGRGAGASAASTADMHPHPGVTYRPLTDAPPVPVVLAWRAAAPHPALGALVALARELGEES; encoded by the coding sequence ATGAGCATCGAGCTGCGTCATCTCCGCTGTTTCCTCGCCATCGCGGAGGAACGGAGCCTGACCAGGGCCGCCACCGCACTGCACCTCACCCAGCCGGCCGTCTCGCGCACGCTCGCCGCGCTGGAACGCCGACTCGGCGTGCGGCTCGTCGACCGCTCCACGCATCATGTGGACCTCACCGCCGAGGGCCGGGCCTTCCGTGAGAAGGCCGCCGCGGCGGTGGCCGCGTTCGACGAGGCGCTCGACCCCGCACGGCTGCACCGCCGGCCCCTGCGCCTCGGGCACGCCTGGTCCGCCTTCGGCTCGTTCACCACCCCTCTGCTGCGGCGCTGGCAGCGGGAGCACCCGGAGACCCCGCTGGAGCTCCTCCGCATCGACGACCGCACGGCGGGACTGGCACGCGGCGAGGTGGACGCCGCCGTGCTGCGCGGCCCCGTCGACACGTCCGGCCTGGTGACGGCGCTGCTGTTCACCGAACCCCGGGTCGCCGCGGTCACCTCCGACGGGCCGCTCGCCCGTCGTGCGTCACTCACGCTCGCCGATCTCGCCTCCGTCCCCGTCGTCCTCAACACCGTCTCGGGCCTGACGACGCTCGACCTCTGGCCGGCCGGGACCCGGCCGGCGACGACGCTGACCGTCGGCAACACCGACGACTGGCTGACCGCGATCGCCGCCGGCCGCGGCGCGGGCGCCTCCGCGGCGTCGACGGCGGACATGCACCCCCACCCGGGAGTCACCTACCGCCCCCTCACCGACGCCCCTCCGGTCCCGGTCGTCCTCGCCTGGCGCGCCGCCGCACCGCACCCGGCGCTCGGGGCTTTGGTGGCACTGGCGCGCGAACTCGGCGAGGAGAGCTGA
- a CDS encoding EamA family transporter translates to MSAERAAAAAVALPEAAGELGRAARRGRGSLGPVALVVAGGLSVQFGAAVAVLLMPRAGALGVVTLRLVLAAVVLLLVCRPRLRGHSRTDWGTVVAFGAAMAGMNMLFYQAADRIPLGAAVTLEVLGPLALSVIVSRRLINLLWAGLALGGVVLLGGGGFDRLDPVGAAFALGAGAMWAAYIVFSARTGRRFPQADGLALAMAVGAVLSLPFGIAEAGGRLLVPSTIGLGLLVALMSSVLPYTLELLALRRLPAPTFAVLMSLEPAIAATAGFLVLHQALSAADALAIALVVAASMGAVRTQVGAGGRTA, encoded by the coding sequence GTGAGTGCGGAGCGGGCGGCAGCCGCCGCGGTCGCCCTGCCCGAGGCCGCCGGTGAACTGGGCCGCGCCGCGCGGCGCGGCCGCGGCTCGCTCGGGCCGGTCGCCCTCGTCGTCGCGGGCGGGCTCTCCGTGCAGTTCGGTGCCGCCGTCGCCGTGCTGCTGATGCCCCGCGCGGGAGCGCTCGGCGTCGTCACGCTCCGGCTCGTCCTCGCCGCCGTCGTGCTCCTGCTGGTCTGCCGCCCCCGGCTCCGCGGCCACTCCCGCACCGACTGGGGCACGGTGGTGGCCTTCGGCGCGGCCATGGCGGGGATGAACATGCTCTTCTACCAGGCCGCCGACCGCATACCGCTCGGCGCGGCCGTGACCCTGGAGGTCCTCGGCCCGTTGGCGCTCTCCGTGATCGTCTCGCGGCGGCTGATCAACCTCCTCTGGGCGGGCCTCGCCCTCGGCGGCGTCGTCCTCCTCGGCGGCGGCGGCTTCGACCGGCTCGATCCGGTCGGCGCGGCGTTCGCCCTCGGGGCGGGTGCGATGTGGGCGGCGTACATCGTCTTCAGCGCCCGCACCGGACGCCGGTTCCCGCAGGCCGACGGGCTCGCCCTCGCGATGGCGGTCGGCGCCGTCCTCAGTCTGCCGTTCGGCATCGCGGAGGCGGGCGGCAGGCTGCTCGTCCCGTCCACGATCGGGCTGGGCCTCCTGGTCGCGCTGATGTCGTCCGTGCTGCCCTACACGCTGGAACTCCTCGCTCTGCGACGGCTGCCCGCCCCCACCTTCGCCGTACTGATGAGCCTGGAGCCGGCGATCGCCGCGACCGCCGGGTTCCTCGTGCTGCACCAGGCCCTGTCCGCGGCCGACGCCCTGGCGATCGCGCTGGTCGTCGCGGCGAGTATGGGCGCGGTGCGCACCCAGGTGGGGGCGGGCGGACGCACGGCGTGA
- a CDS encoding tyrosine-protein phosphatase, translated as MTRQGRHIPFERLCNFRDLGGYAAGGGRSVRWGRLYRSDSLAKLAGEDWERFLGLGIGTIVDLRHPWEIEARGRVPDDASFTYHNLSIEHRPYDQPSLGPEIEVGPYLAERYLEVADDGVAELRETLEVIAAADRPVVFHCASGKDRTGLLAALVLVLVGVSEADAVEDFALTELATGRLLADWRAAHGDREPRWPGYGRAPAEVMRLFLAALARRHGSIRGYAENALGVDEALIESLRERLLTPPVAGMPASASGSGAGAAT; from the coding sequence GTGACCAGACAAGGCAGACACATACCGTTCGAACGGCTGTGCAACTTCCGGGACTTGGGCGGCTACGCCGCGGGGGGCGGACGCTCCGTGCGGTGGGGGCGGCTGTACCGCTCCGACTCGCTGGCCAAGCTCGCCGGGGAGGACTGGGAACGCTTCCTCGGCCTGGGCATCGGCACGATCGTCGATCTGCGACACCCGTGGGAGATCGAGGCCCGCGGACGCGTCCCGGACGACGCGTCGTTCACCTACCACAACCTCAGCATCGAGCACCGGCCGTACGACCAGCCCTCACTCGGCCCCGAGATCGAGGTCGGGCCGTACCTCGCCGAGCGATACCTGGAGGTGGCCGACGACGGGGTCGCCGAGCTGCGCGAGACCCTGGAGGTGATCGCGGCGGCGGACCGCCCCGTGGTGTTCCACTGCGCGTCCGGCAAGGACCGCACGGGTCTGCTGGCCGCTCTCGTGCTGGTCCTGGTGGGCGTCTCCGAGGCGGACGCCGTCGAGGACTTCGCCCTGACTGAGCTGGCCACCGGGCGCCTGCTGGCGGACTGGCGGGCGGCACACGGGGACAGGGAGCCGAGGTGGCCCGGCTACGGACGCGCGCCGGCGGAGGTCATGAGGCTGTTCCTGGCGGCACTGGCCCGCCGGCACGGGTCGATACGGGGCTATGCGGAGAACGCGCTGGGCGTGGACGAGGCCCTGATCGAGTCGCTGCGGGAGAGGCTGCTCACGCCGCCGGTGGCGGGGATGCCGGCGTCCGCGTCCGGGAGTGGGGCCGGGGCTGCGACGTAG
- a CDS encoding TIGR03084 family metal-binding protein has protein sequence MSDPAAVIDDLRAESDELDRLVAGLSDEEWETSTPATGWTVAHQIAHLAWTDEVALLAATSPGAFAQEVEKALAEPGTFVDRAAEAGVRRPPAELLAHWRTGRDRLRQALCDAPPGARFPWYGPPMSARSMATARLMETWAHGQDVADALGVVRQPTARLRHVAHIGVRARDYAFLVRGLEAPKEQFRVELTGPGGELWTWGPEEAAGVHDAEGRERVTGPALDFCLLVTQRAHRDDLAVRAEGADADRWLDIAQAFAGPAGTGRTPKGA, from the coding sequence GTGTCCGACCCCGCGGCCGTCATCGACGACCTGCGCGCAGAGAGCGACGAACTCGACCGGCTCGTGGCCGGTTTGAGCGACGAGGAATGGGAGACGTCCACCCCCGCGACCGGCTGGACCGTCGCCCACCAGATCGCCCACCTCGCCTGGACCGACGAGGTCGCCCTGCTCGCCGCCACCAGCCCCGGTGCCTTCGCCCAGGAGGTCGAGAAGGCGCTCGCCGAGCCCGGCACCTTCGTCGACCGGGCCGCGGAGGCCGGGGTCCGTCGGCCGCCCGCAGAACTGCTCGCCCACTGGCGCACCGGCCGCGACCGGCTCCGGCAGGCCCTGTGCGACGCGCCCCCGGGCGCCCGGTTCCCGTGGTACGGACCGCCGATGAGCGCCAGGTCGATGGCCACCGCCCGGCTGATGGAGACCTGGGCGCACGGCCAGGACGTCGCCGACGCCCTCGGCGTCGTGCGGCAGCCGACCGCCCGGCTTCGGCACGTCGCGCACATCGGGGTGCGGGCCCGCGACTACGCCTTCCTCGTGCGAGGGCTCGAGGCACCGAAGGAGCAGTTCCGGGTCGAGCTGACCGGGCCGGGCGGGGAACTGTGGACGTGGGGGCCCGAGGAGGCCGCCGGGGTCCACGATGCCGAGGGCCGGGAGAGGGTCACCGGCCCCGCGCTGGACTTCTGCCTGCTGGTGACCCAGCGCGCGCACCGCGACGACCTCGCCGTCCGGGCGGAGGGCGCCGACGCCGACCGCTGGCTGGACATCGCCCAGGCGTTCGCCGGCCCGGCGGGCACCGGCCGCACCCCCAAGGGAGCCTGA